A single window of Dermochelys coriacea isolate rDerCor1 chromosome 14, rDerCor1.pri.v4, whole genome shotgun sequence DNA harbors:
- the RXRB gene encoding retinoic acid receptor RXR-beta isoform X2 — translation MGDRGRDCRSPDSSSLSSSPPLELSAPLHPSMISSAMTSSVNSPVSSLGSPFPVISSSLGSPGLPATPSSGYGPINSTVNLSGMHSVSSSEDVKPPLGVRGLPCHPHGGMMPGKRLCAICGDRSSGKHYGVYSCEGCKGFFKRTIRKDLTYTCRDNKDCIVDKRQRNRCQYCRYQKCLATGMKREAVQEERQRGKEKDGEGDFAGGANEEMPVEKILEAELAVEQKSDQSVDGSGTGGSSPNDPVTNICQAADKQLFTLVEWAKRIPHFSELPLDDQVILLRAGWNELLIASFSHRSISVKDGILLATGLHVHRNSAHSAGVGAIFDRVLTELVSKMRDMRMDKTELGCLRAIILFNPDAKGLSNPGEVELLREKVYASLESYCKQKYPEQQGRFAKLLLRLPALRSIGLKCLEHLFFFKLIGDTPIDTFLMEMLEAPHQLS, via the exons ATGGGAGACCGCGGCCGCG ACTGCAGGAGCCCCGACAGTTCATCTCTGAGCTCGTCACCCCCACTGGAGCTCTCGGCCCCACTTCACCCCTCCATGATCAGCTCAGCCATGACCTCCTCCGTCAACTCGCCCGTCAGCAGTTTGGGTTCGCCCTTCCCTGTCATCagctcctccctgggctccccagggctcccagccacgcCCTCCAGCGGCTATGGCCCT ATTAACTCCACTGTGAACCTGTCGGGCATGCACTCCGTCAGCAGTTCAGAAGACGTCAAGCCCCCCCTGGGTGTGCGGGGTCTCCCGTGCCACCCCCACGGTGGCATGATGCCGGGGAAGCGCCTCTGTGCCATCTGTGGGGACAGATCATCAG GGAAGCACTATGGGGTGTACAGCTGTGAGGGCTGCAAGGGTTTCTTCAAACGCACGATCCGCAAGGACCTGACCTACACGTGCCGGGATAACAAGGACTGCATCGTGGACAAGCGCCAGCGTAACCGCTGCCAGTACTGCCGCTACCAGAAATGCCTGGCCACTGGCATGAAGAGGGAAG cgGTGCAGGAGGAGCGGCagcgggggaaggagaaagacGGGGAGGGGGATTTTGCGGGCGGTGCGAATGAGGAGATGCCAGTGGAGAAGATCCTGGAGGCAGAGCTGGCTGTGGAGCAGAAATCGGACCAAAGTGTTGACGGCTCTGGCACCGGGGGCAGCTCG ccGAACGACCCGGTGACCAACATCTGCCAGGCAGCTGACAAGCAGCTCTTCACGCTGGTGGAGTGGGCCAAGCGCATCCCCCACTTCTCCGAGCTGCCTCTGGACGACCAGGTCATCCTGCTGAGGGCGG gcTGGAACGAGCTGCTCATCGCGTCTTTCTCGCACCGCTCCATCTCAGTGAAGGACGGGATCCTGCTGGCCACGGGGCTGCATGTGCATCGCAACAGCGCCCACAGCGCCGGCGTGGGGGCCATCTTTgacag GGTGCTGACTGAGCTGGTCTCCAAGATGCGGGACATGCGAATGGATAAGACGGAGCTTGGCTGCCTCCGGGCCATTATCCTCTTCAACCCGG ATGCCAAGGGGCTGTCGAACCCTGGGGAGGTGGAGTTGCTGCGGGAGAAGGTCTACGCCTCTCTGGAGTCCTACTGCAAGCAGAAGTACCCCGAGCAGCAGGGCAG GTTCGCCAAGCTGCTACTACGCCTGCCGGCCCTGCGCTCCATTGGGCTGAAGTGCTTGGAGCACCTCTTCTTCTTCAAGCTCATCGGGGACACCCCCATCGACACCTTCCTCATGGAGATGCTGGAGGCCCCCCACCAGCTGTCCTGA
- the RXRB gene encoding retinoic acid receptor RXR-beta isoform X1, which translates to MGDRGRDCRSPDSSSLSSSPPLELSAPLHPSMISSAMTSSVNSPVSSLGSPFPVISSSLGSPGLPATPSSGYGPVSSPQINSTVNLSGMHSVSSSEDVKPPLGVRGLPCHPHGGMMPGKRLCAICGDRSSGKHYGVYSCEGCKGFFKRTIRKDLTYTCRDNKDCIVDKRQRNRCQYCRYQKCLATGMKREAVQEERQRGKEKDGEGDFAGGANEEMPVEKILEAELAVEQKSDQSVDGSGTGGSSPNDPVTNICQAADKQLFTLVEWAKRIPHFSELPLDDQVILLRAGWNELLIASFSHRSISVKDGILLATGLHVHRNSAHSAGVGAIFDRVLTELVSKMRDMRMDKTELGCLRAIILFNPDAKGLSNPGEVELLREKVYASLESYCKQKYPEQQGRFAKLLLRLPALRSIGLKCLEHLFFFKLIGDTPIDTFLMEMLEAPHQLS; encoded by the exons ATGGGAGACCGCGGCCGCG ACTGCAGGAGCCCCGACAGTTCATCTCTGAGCTCGTCACCCCCACTGGAGCTCTCGGCCCCACTTCACCCCTCCATGATCAGCTCAGCCATGACCTCCTCCGTCAACTCGCCCGTCAGCAGTTTGGGTTCGCCCTTCCCTGTCATCagctcctccctgggctccccagggctcccagccacgcCCTCCAGCGGCTATGGCCCTGTAAGCAGCCCCCAG ATTAACTCCACTGTGAACCTGTCGGGCATGCACTCCGTCAGCAGTTCAGAAGACGTCAAGCCCCCCCTGGGTGTGCGGGGTCTCCCGTGCCACCCCCACGGTGGCATGATGCCGGGGAAGCGCCTCTGTGCCATCTGTGGGGACAGATCATCAG GGAAGCACTATGGGGTGTACAGCTGTGAGGGCTGCAAGGGTTTCTTCAAACGCACGATCCGCAAGGACCTGACCTACACGTGCCGGGATAACAAGGACTGCATCGTGGACAAGCGCCAGCGTAACCGCTGCCAGTACTGCCGCTACCAGAAATGCCTGGCCACTGGCATGAAGAGGGAAG cgGTGCAGGAGGAGCGGCagcgggggaaggagaaagacGGGGAGGGGGATTTTGCGGGCGGTGCGAATGAGGAGATGCCAGTGGAGAAGATCCTGGAGGCAGAGCTGGCTGTGGAGCAGAAATCGGACCAAAGTGTTGACGGCTCTGGCACCGGGGGCAGCTCG ccGAACGACCCGGTGACCAACATCTGCCAGGCAGCTGACAAGCAGCTCTTCACGCTGGTGGAGTGGGCCAAGCGCATCCCCCACTTCTCCGAGCTGCCTCTGGACGACCAGGTCATCCTGCTGAGGGCGG gcTGGAACGAGCTGCTCATCGCGTCTTTCTCGCACCGCTCCATCTCAGTGAAGGACGGGATCCTGCTGGCCACGGGGCTGCATGTGCATCGCAACAGCGCCCACAGCGCCGGCGTGGGGGCCATCTTTgacag GGTGCTGACTGAGCTGGTCTCCAAGATGCGGGACATGCGAATGGATAAGACGGAGCTTGGCTGCCTCCGGGCCATTATCCTCTTCAACCCGG ATGCCAAGGGGCTGTCGAACCCTGGGGAGGTGGAGTTGCTGCGGGAGAAGGTCTACGCCTCTCTGGAGTCCTACTGCAAGCAGAAGTACCCCGAGCAGCAGGGCAG GTTCGCCAAGCTGCTACTACGCCTGCCGGCCCTGCGCTCCATTGGGCTGAAGTGCTTGGAGCACCTCTTCTTCTTCAAGCTCATCGGGGACACCCCCATCGACACCTTCCTCATGGAGATGCTGGAGGCCCCCCACCAGCTGTCCTGA